Proteins co-encoded in one Montipora capricornis isolate CH-2021 chromosome 12, ASM3666992v2, whole genome shotgun sequence genomic window:
- the LOC138026702 gene encoding uncharacterized protein yields MLLSVRSGSGAPNTTCSTTTRSGSIAEILVRARSMMQTSTNTGFYRRLNRNERLRAAAAATSTKSKKEKKSKPLEKKPFEFALLRAKSEESDEEDAVETLKKENIVERGMIELAEDDSEATVRAKVVSSLKSQYSLLGPNDFEFVKVTQKTVSVLRLAENSEYNYNVVKKLAGQGLLYIRVKQAFDFVLTEQVDLGEDQNEIGSYQQDTNFTSAASSTTSTITSQIDRPSISASPNYQTEGPSSATTPRHHTESSTNTTHQSWEENGSKFYQNIVSEFPASVIVEPTEMLRYLQCKIVSGRPLDRTNDESVLEGETNFIAVDRDNVLKTTFDELRAIQDPRITFQVDFYGKMAQDSGGPRREWIRLCNQHIKRRYFENGLKEHLSEDYFFCGTNGCHCTSSEWTSPKIFF; encoded by the coding sequence ATGCTCCTAAGCGTGCGATCAGGTTCGGGTGCTCCAAACACAACCTGTTCAACCACAACCCGTTCTGGTTCAATCGCTGAAATTCTGGTTCGCGCGAGATCCATGATGCAGACGAGCACAAACACTGGATTTTATCGGAGGTTGAATAGAAATGAACGTCTGAGAGCCGCAGCGGCAGCCACGTCAACGAAGAGCAAGAAAGAGAAGAAGTCAAAACCTCTGGAGAAGAAACCATTTGAATTTGCTTTACTAAGGGCAAAATCAGAGGAAAGTGATGAAGAAGACGCTGTAGAAactttgaagaaagaaaacatcgtCGAACGCGGTATGATAGAACTTGCTGAGGACGATAGTGAGGCAACTGTACGAGCAAAGGTAGTATCCTCGTTGAAAAGTCAGTATAGTCTATTGGGGCCAAACGACTTTGAATTTGTAAAAGTTACCCAGAAAACAGTTTCAGTTTTAAGGTTGGCCGAGAACTCAGAGTACAACTACAATGTTGTGAAAAAGCTGGCCGGGCAGGGTCTCCTTTACATTCGCGTGAAACAGGCCTTTGATTTCGTATTGACGGAACAGGTAGACCTAGGAGAAGACCAAAATGAAATAGGGTCTTATCAGCAAGATACAAATTTCACCAGTGCAGCCTCGTCCACTACCAGTACCATCACAAGTCAGATAGACAGGCCTTCTATCAGCGCCTCACCTAACTATCAAACAGAGGGGCCAAGCAGTGCTACCACACCAAGGCATCATACAGAAAGTTCCACTAACACAACACATCAAAGCTGGGAGGAAAATGGAAGTAAATTCTatcaaaatattgtttctgaATTTCCTGCAAGTGTTATAGTAGAGCCCACAGAAATGCTGCGATACTTGCAGTGTAAGATAGTTTCTGGTCGTCCTTTGGACAGGACCAATGATGAATCTGTACTTGAAGGGGAGACCAATTTCATTGCTGTAGACCGGGACAATgtattaaaaacaacatttgatgAATTGAGAGCAATTCAGGATCCAAGAATAACCTTTCAAGTGGATTTTTATGGAAAAATGGCTCAGGACAGTGGAGGTCCAAGAAGAGAGTGGATCCGGCTTTGTAACCAGCACATAAAGAGaagatattttgaaaatggtctTAAGGAACACCTTTCTGAAGATTACTTTTTTTGTGGGACAAATGGCTGCCATTGCACTTCTTCAGAATGGACAagccccaaaatatttttctga
- the LOC138027535 gene encoding uncharacterized protein translates to MAGTEVYIDKEGDSEVKDFFEHVMRRTEEILSQSSFGSDDRNVSEVLTHVDLLERTVRLPDQLATIVTDETDVKQLDDLRLVFTELLEKFLQHFGNNTARPSSVTYLSCQSLKNERPGRPSINIPPEVLEDLRGIGFTWVKIARVFRVSRWTIMRRVRLFYLEHLSRFSTITDEEIDGIIRDFISSHGSTTGEPYLRGYFRAMGYTVQRRCIRESLNRVDPRNTALRWGALVSRRVYFVPWPNSLWHLDGHHSLIRWGFVIHGCIDGYSRRINFLHCSTNNLSSTVLSLFESAVEQDGGLWPSRIRVDFGVENTAVCDAMVAVRGEGRGSFTAGSSTRNQRIERLWRDVFRCICHVFYYTFYAMEQTGLLDVENPIHMFALQYVFLKRINFALSEWMVSFNDHPVQTEQNWSPNQMWLNGMMNSSNPLANGRLDDNPEEITFYGEDPEGQAPFEESDNNVEVSPAQLPNVSNGELTAYLCNSIDPLQESSSFGIDIYAETLRIIVQRLEEYNL, encoded by the coding sequence ATGGCGGGAACAGAAGTCTACATTGATAAGGAAGGAGATTCCGAAGTAAAGGATTTTTTTGAGCACGTGATGAGAAGAACTGAGGAAATTCTAAGTCAGAGTTCATTTGGTAGCGATGACCGCAATGTTTCCGAGGTTTTAACCCATGTAGATCTTTTGGAAAGAACGGTAAGATTACCAGATCAGTTGGCGACTATAGTTACCGACGAAACTGACGTAAAACAGTTGGATGATTTGAGACTGGTGTTTACTGAATTACTCGAGAAATTTCTCCAACATTTTGGaaacaatacggcaaggccatCCAGTGTTACTTATCTCTCCTGTCAATCGCTAAAGAATGAACGCCCAGGTAGACCATCGATAAACATTCCGCCAGAGGTACTCGAAGATTTGAGAGGGATAGGTTTCACTTGGGTAAAGATTGCTAGGGTTTTCAGAGTATCTCGTTGGACAATAATGCGCCGAGTCCGTTTATTTTATCTAGAGCATTTGTCTCGCTTCAGTACCATTACTGATGAAGAAATTGACGGCATTATTCGTGATTTCATTTCAAGTCATGGATCAACCACAGGTGAACCTTATCTACGAGGATACTTTAGGGCAATGGGGTACACTGTGCAACGAAGGTGCATCAGAGAGAGCCTTAACAGGGTAGATCCGAGGAACACAGCTCTAAGGTGGGGTGCCTTAGTATCACGAAGGGTGTACTTCGTTCCGTGGCCAAACTCATTGTGGCACTTGGATGGCCACCATTCCTTGATTCGCTGGGGATTTGTCATTCATGGGTGCATTGATGGCTATTCAAGACGAATTAATTTCCTTCACTGTAGCACGAATAATCTATCCTCGACAGTTCTCAGTCTATTTGAAAGTGCCGTGGAACAAGATGGTGGATTGTGGCCATCCCGCATAAGGGTAGACTTTGGTGTAGAGAACACTGCTGTATGCGATGCAATGGTTGCAGTTCGTGGGGAGGGTCGAGGTAGTTTTACTGCTGGCTCATCGACTAGGAACCAAAGAATCGAAAGGCTTTGGAGGGACGTTTTCCGATGTATTTGCCACGTATTTTATTACACCTTCTATGCTATGGAACAAACAGGGCTTTTGGACGTAGAAAATCCCATCCACATGTTTGCATTACAGTATGTCTTCTTGAAAAGAATAAATTTTGCCTTATCTGAGTGGATGGTTTCTTTCAATGATCATCCAGTTCAAACGGAGCAAAACTGGTCCCCAAATCAGATGTGGTTGAATGGAATGATGAATTCAAGCAATCCACTTGCAAATGGCAGACTTGACGATAACCCAGAAGAAATAACATTTTATGGAGAGGATCCAGAAGGGCAGGCACCTTTTGAGGAAAGTGACAACAACGTTGAGGTGTCTCCTGCTCAGCTACCAAATGTCAGCAATGGTGAACTGACAGCCTATTTGTGTAACTCCATTGATCCCTTACAAGAGTCTTCTAGTTTTGGAATAGACATTTATGCTGAAACTCTCCGAATTATAGTGCAGAGATTAGAGGAATACAATTTGTAA